CTCGAAATACAACAGGCCGCCTTTGTTCAGCTTTTCCATGGCCAGTATGGCGATATGGCGGTAAAACAATAAGGCATCGGTATCGGGTACAAACAGCGCAATGGATGGCTCAAAGCCCCATACCTGCTGCTGCATGTCAGTCTGCTCTTTTTGTGTGATGTACGGAGGATTGCTGACGATAATGTCCTGTTTGTCTAATGTGGCCACCTCATCCGGATTTAAGGCATTTATTACCTTGAAAGTTACGTCCTGCTTTAGTTTGGTAGCATTGCCACGCGCTACTTCCACAGCGGCTTCACTTACGTCCAGTCCGGCAACAATTGCTCCCGGTAAGGCTGATTTTATGGAGATAGGAATGCAGCCGCTTCCGGTGCCAATATCCAGAATATGCAGGCCAGGCTTGTCGCCGGCATCTTTTACGACCCAGTCTGCCAGTTCCTCCGTTTCGGGTCTGGGGATCAGTACAGCCGGACTGACATTGAACTCCAGGCCATAAAACCAGGCGGTCCCTGTGATATATTGAATAGGCTCGAGGCGTTGTAAGGCGGATATGGCAGATTTGAGTGTTTCCAGCTGCGCAGGGGTCAATTGCTGTTCCTTATGGATAATGCGGTCCAGCTTACCAAATCCGGTGATATGTTCCAGTACTATATGCGCTATGTTGGCGGCTTCCCGCTCATCATAGATGTCGCCGACTGCACCGGTAATAAATGTGAAAGCTGATTGTATAGTCAAAAGTGATGATTTAAAAAGATGCTCCAAAAAACAGCAATCAGCGCTGCCGATTCCGTTCCTTCAGCTAAAAACAATATTTTTGCAAACATACTTATATCGCCGGGGATTATGGATAGCACTTTCAATGAATTTTTTATGCGACGCTGCCTGGAGCTGGCAGCAATGGGAGCAGGGAATGCTGCCCCCAATCCAATGGTTGGAGCCGTGCTGGTACACCAGGGACGCATCATCGGAGAAGGTTACCACCAACAATATGGACAGGCCCATGCTGAGGTGAACTGTGTGAACAGTGTGCCGGTAGAAGACCAGCCACTGATACCGTATGCCACCATGTATGTGAGCCTCGAACCCTGTGCACATCACGGGAAAACACCCCCCTGTGCCGACCTGATCGTAACACACAAAATCCCGCACGTAATCATCGGTT
The Chitinophaga sp. Cy-1792 genome window above contains:
- the prmC gene encoding peptide chain release factor N(5)-glutamine methyltransferase, translated to MTIQSAFTFITGAVGDIYDEREAANIAHIVLEHITGFGKLDRIIHKEQQLTPAQLETLKSAISALQRLEPIQYITGTAWFYGLEFNVSPAVLIPRPETEELADWVVKDAGDKPGLHILDIGTGSGCIPISIKSALPGAIVAGLDVSEAAVEVARGNATKLKQDVTFKVINALNPDEVATLDKQDIIVSNPPYITQKEQTDMQQQVWGFEPSIALFVPDTDALLFYRHIAILAMEKLNKGGLLYFEINEAYGQEVVELLRGLGFENIELKQDFFGKDRMIKAAVPAA